One genomic region from Caldicoprobacter guelmensis encodes:
- a CDS encoding (deoxy)nucleoside triphosphate pyrophosphohydrolase: MTTVIAAIIMQDDKVLIAQRAEGQKLAGKWEFPGGKIEEGETPEECLKREIKEELNLDIEVGEFFGENVYPYEAGPIRLVAYKARLLGGQCRLRVHSRVAWVKLHDLADYDFAPADIPFVDKLRGMC, translated from the coding sequence ATGACCACGGTTATCGCGGCCATCATAATGCAGGACGATAAAGTGCTTATAGCGCAGCGGGCTGAAGGCCAAAAGCTAGCAGGCAAGTGGGAATTCCCCGGGGGTAAAATTGAAGAAGGGGAGACGCCGGAAGAGTGTTTAAAGCGGGAGATAAAAGAGGAGCTTAACCTGGATATCGAGGTTGGTGAATTCTTCGGCGAAAATGTATACCCCTATGAAGCGGGGCCAATAAGGCTGGTAGCATATAAGGCGAGGTTACTTGGCGGGCAGTGCAGGTTGAGGGTACACAGCCGTGTGGCTTGGGTCAAGCTCCATGACCTTGCAGATTATGACTTTGCACCGGCCGATATTCCTTTTGTGGATAAGTTAAGAGGGATGTGCTGA
- the tadA gene encoding tRNA adenosine(34) deaminase TadA, producing MQQALLEAQKAFCLGEVPIGAVIVKEGEIIARGHNLRETEKDPTLHAEMVAIREAARYLGGWRLTGCELYVTIEPCPMCAGAIIQARIQRVVFGALDPKAGCAGSLYNLLQDPRFNHRVEVVGGVMEEECRRIMQEFFRGKRGK from the coding sequence ATGCAGCAAGCGCTCTTAGAGGCGCAGAAAGCCTTTTGTTTGGGTGAGGTCCCCATAGGTGCCGTCATAGTTAAAGAAGGAGAAATCATCGCCAGGGGTCATAACCTCAGGGAGACAGAAAAGGACCCCACCCTTCATGCTGAAATGGTTGCCATAAGAGAGGCTGCACGGTATCTAGGCGGGTGGCGGTTGACAGGATGCGAGTTATATGTTACTATAGAGCCCTGTCCAATGTGTGCAGGAGCTATAATACAGGCCAGGATCCAGCGGGTGGTGTTTGGTGCACTTGACCCCAAGGCTGGATGTGCTGGCAGCCTGTATAACCTTCTTCAAGACCCGCGTTTTAACCACCGGGTGGAAGTGGTGGGCGGGGTTATGGAGGAGGAATGCAGGCGTATAATGCAGGAATTTTTTAGGGGAAAAAGAGGAAAATAG
- a CDS encoding sensor histidine kinase, translated as MKLTFRTKLILSFLSIITIPVIITLLLINLATMHIKNDPEIIRFSKIELRFQKIIDSVTQNYFNIQNYDEFYTLINPVLKETGCRLQVIDNSGRLLFDSEDRESSLHNRILKVKISDGFALNLEEDLNGMNQYSFPIKIDDKIVGSIIIQYDLDMLPPKVLHKVILYIGGSYMLGLISLVALIILLSWLISRSILVPLGELNSAIQSISQGNLDFTINYNRNDELGRLCQAFELMRRKLKESLEKQNMYENSRKTIIASISHDLRTPIASIKGYVEALQDGVARDPEKFNRYLNIIKDKTDKLDRLIDDLFHFAQIELGKLHMDFKVQNSRVMLEEILAPFEAEAQNGLLQLIVQRPLPQVYVKADSKRISQVIDNIIENSRRYIPNNGQIVVGAKISGPFLEVFIKDNGEGVAPEDLPHIFESFYRGEKSRSQNYGGIGLGLAICKHIIEEHGGRIWAESIKGQGTTLYFTLPIVNE; from the coding sequence ATGAAGTTGACTTTTCGTACAAAGCTAATACTTTCATTTTTAAGCATCATAACCATACCGGTTATCATAACATTACTACTGATAAATCTGGCCACCATGCACATAAAAAATGACCCCGAAATCATCAGATTTTCAAAGATTGAGCTTAGATTCCAAAAAATTATCGACTCGGTTACACAAAATTATTTTAATATCCAAAACTACGACGAATTCTATACCCTCATAAACCCCGTTCTTAAGGAAACCGGCTGCAGGCTCCAGGTTATCGACAACTCAGGAAGATTGCTTTTTGACTCTGAAGACAGGGAAAGCTCTCTCCACAACAGGATCCTTAAAGTAAAAATCTCCGACGGCTTTGCTTTAAATTTAGAAGAAGATTTAAACGGCATGAACCAATACTCTTTCCCCATTAAAATAGATGATAAAATTGTAGGTAGCATAATAATCCAGTACGACCTAGATATGCTCCCTCCAAAAGTACTTCATAAAGTAATCCTGTATATAGGTGGAAGCTATATGCTGGGTTTGATATCCCTCGTAGCGCTGATAATCTTACTGTCTTGGCTTATATCAAGAAGCATCCTAGTGCCTTTGGGTGAACTCAATTCGGCCATCCAAAGCATATCCCAAGGCAACCTCGATTTCACCATAAACTACAACAGAAACGATGAACTAGGGCGCCTGTGTCAAGCCTTTGAGCTGATGCGGCGCAAGTTAAAGGAATCTCTCGAAAAACAAAACATGTATGAAAACTCCCGGAAGACCATAATAGCCAGCATATCCCACGACTTGCGCACCCCTATTGCCTCTATTAAAGGATATGTTGAAGCACTGCAAGACGGAGTAGCGCGGGACCCAGAAAAATTCAACCGGTACCTGAACATAATAAAGGATAAGACTGACAAGTTGGATCGCTTAATAGACGACCTTTTCCACTTTGCACAGATTGAGCTAGGGAAATTGCATATGGATTTCAAAGTTCAAAACAGCAGAGTAATGCTGGAGGAAATACTGGCGCCCTTCGAGGCAGAAGCTCAGAACGGCTTACTGCAGCTTATAGTGCAGCGCCCATTGCCCCAAGTATATGTCAAAGCAGACAGCAAAAGAATATCGCAGGTTATAGACAATATCATTGAAAACTCCAGGCGGTATATACCAAACAATGGACAAATCGTAGTAGGTGCTAAGATTTCAGGACCCTTCCTCGAAGTCTTCATTAAAGATAACGGTGAGGGTGTTGCCCCAGAAGACCTCCCCCATATATTCGAAAGCTTTTACCGTGGAGAGAAATCCCGCTCGCAAAATTATGGGGGTATAGGGTTGGGCCTAGCAATATGCAAGCACATAATCGAGGAACACGGCGGCAGGATATGGGCAGAGAGCATCAAAGGGCAGGGCACCACTCTATATTTCACCCTACCAATAGTCAACGAATAG
- a CDS encoding response regulator transcription factor: MQRETVLVVDDEKEIAELVRDYLELDGFNVILALDGLDALEKYDKYQPDIAIVDIMLPKLDGIEVCKAIRAKSAIPIIMLSAKKSDADKILSLGLGADDYVTKPFSPKELVARVKAQLRRYRQFTYAPRKAEILSFHNLVIDLNGHTVYVEGRPVPLSTKEFEVLRFLAFHPNHVFTREEIFKHVWGYNEYGDINTVTVHISKIREKIEKDPSNPVYIQTVWGVGYKFTGGEI; the protein is encoded by the coding sequence ATGCAAAGGGAAACCGTGCTTGTTGTGGATGACGAAAAGGAGATTGCAGAACTGGTGAGGGATTATCTTGAACTCGATGGATTTAATGTCATACTGGCCTTAGATGGACTCGATGCCCTTGAAAAGTATGATAAGTACCAGCCTGATATAGCCATTGTGGACATAATGCTGCCAAAACTGGACGGCATAGAAGTGTGTAAGGCCATACGTGCCAAATCTGCCATTCCCATAATCATGTTAAGCGCTAAAAAAAGCGATGCTGACAAGATACTGAGCCTGGGACTGGGAGCCGACGACTATGTAACCAAGCCTTTTAGCCCAAAGGAGTTAGTAGCACGTGTTAAAGCCCAATTAAGGCGTTACAGACAATTTACATACGCCCCAAGGAAAGCTGAAATTCTCTCGTTCCACAACCTTGTAATCGATCTCAATGGCCATACCGTATATGTAGAAGGCCGTCCTGTGCCTTTGTCTACAAAAGAGTTCGAAGTCTTAAGGTTTTTGGCCTTCCATCCCAATCATGTATTTACCCGTGAAGAAATATTCAAGCACGTATGGGGTTATAACGAATACGGTGATATCAATACAGTTACCGTTCACATAAGCAAGATAAGGGAAAAAATTGAGAAAGACCCTTCAAATCCCGTATACATACAGACCGTATGGGGTGTAGGGTACAAATTTACAGGAGGGGAAATATGA
- a CDS encoding DUF1156 domain-containing protein, with protein sequence MNKKRAFIESTFPVKSVSEESAREKNIRHGHISTLHIWWARRPLAASRATIYAALTPEVENEKQRAERAKFIAELSKWENSLNPVYIEKAKREILEANNGEPPKVLDPFAGGGAIPLEALRLGCETYASDLNPVAVLIEKATLEFPQKYGKTMKIKQELQIGGKAEKEYNPLLEDVKKWGLWVLEEVKKEIGRFYPEEPDGSIPVGYIWARTVRCNNPNCKSEIPLMRQTWLAKKDNKKVALRIVPKNNCVNFEIVEVDNIDFDPSQGTIARARAICPCCGSGLTDREVRKQFQEGIAGQRMVAVVMHHPQRQGKFYRLANENDIEIFREAEKYLEKKREELWDKWGFEPVPDEPTPQGGGSGAERAFSVYNWGMTTWGDLFNSRQKLALLTFADKVRDAYGKMIEEGYEEEYAKAVVTYLALGVDRLATYLVVLTRWRSDVISFERAFDRQALPIVWDYGEVNPFGNARGQWDVGSTIEVLGNLLLVFQSAKVTQASATFLPYPDNYFDAVITDPPYYDNVPYSYLSDFFYVWLKRTVGELYPDLFATPLTPKSEEIVAYTHEQGGFEEGKRFFERMISKAFKEMARVLKPDGIAVIVFAHKSTDAWETIINALLESGLYLTASWPINTEMQGRLRAQESAALASSIYMVCRKRTTQETAYFNEIKSLVEERIRQKLDQFWSEGIGGSDFFISAIGPALEVFGKYQRVETYAGQEIKAAELLEFIRTTVSEYALARILKDSHLGGIDAETRFYLLWRWTYNGARVIFDEARKLANAVGIELSQYWDEGFIKKDGEYILVLGPKDRGTRFIERARFENMVDILHACLILWEKNDRKKITEILTVTGQLHNNSFWQVAQALSEVLPSGDKEKQMLQGFLYGRESYQKSAGNNNGGGEKGGEKGVQMDMWQN encoded by the coding sequence TTGAACAAAAAGAGAGCTTTCATCGAATCAACTTTTCCAGTTAAATCTGTGAGCGAGGAGTCTGCTCGCGAGAAGAATATACGCCATGGTCATATTTCGACCCTGCATATTTGGTGGGCAAGACGGCCTCTTGCAGCCTCACGGGCTACAATATATGCAGCTTTGACCCCTGAAGTGGAAAATGAAAAACAGCGAGCAGAACGGGCAAAATTTATCGCTGAGCTTTCTAAATGGGAAAATTCGTTAAATCCTGTTTATATAGAGAAGGCAAAGAGAGAAATACTGGAGGCAAACAATGGGGAACCACCCAAAGTGCTGGACCCTTTCGCCGGAGGTGGTGCCATACCCCTGGAGGCTCTCCGCTTGGGCTGCGAAACCTATGCCAGCGACTTAAATCCCGTAGCTGTCCTTATTGAGAAGGCAACGCTTGAATTCCCTCAAAAATATGGTAAGACAATGAAGATAAAGCAAGAGCTGCAAATAGGCGGCAAGGCAGAGAAAGAATATAACCCGCTTCTGGAAGATGTTAAAAAATGGGGATTATGGGTGTTGGAGGAGGTTAAAAAGGAAATAGGGCGATTTTATCCTGAAGAGCCTGATGGCAGCATTCCTGTAGGGTACATCTGGGCAAGGACGGTTAGATGCAACAATCCTAATTGCAAATCCGAGATTCCGCTTATGCGTCAAACATGGCTGGCAAAAAAAGATAATAAAAAAGTGGCGCTGCGCATTGTACCAAAGAATAACTGTGTCAATTTTGAGATTGTTGAAGTTGACAATATAGACTTTGACCCTTCTCAAGGTACCATAGCGCGGGCAAGAGCTATATGCCCTTGCTGTGGCAGTGGCCTTACCGATAGAGAGGTGCGCAAGCAGTTCCAAGAAGGCATTGCCGGCCAGCGTATGGTGGCAGTGGTGATGCATCATCCGCAAAGGCAGGGCAAATTTTACAGGCTGGCAAATGAAAATGATATTGAGATTTTCCGTGAGGCAGAGAAGTATCTGGAGAAAAAACGCGAGGAACTATGGGATAAGTGGGGTTTTGAGCCAGTGCCGGATGAACCTACCCCTCAAGGTGGAGGTTCTGGAGCTGAACGGGCCTTTTCTGTTTATAACTGGGGAATGACTACGTGGGGAGACCTCTTTAATTCTCGCCAGAAGCTTGCATTGCTGACTTTCGCGGATAAGGTGCGGGATGCGTATGGGAAGATGATAGAGGAAGGTTACGAGGAGGAATATGCCAAGGCGGTTGTGACGTATTTGGCGTTGGGTGTGGATAGATTGGCAACATATTTAGTAGTACTAACTAGATGGCGTTCTGATGTTATTTCATTTGAAAGAGCTTTTGATAGACAAGCTTTACCTATAGTATGGGATTATGGAGAAGTTAACCCATTTGGTAATGCAAGAGGACAATGGGATGTCGGTTCAACAATAGAAGTATTAGGAAATCTATTATTAGTTTTTCAGTCAGCCAAAGTCACACAAGCTTCTGCCACCTTCCTGCCTTACCCAGACAATTACTTTGACGCCGTGATTACCGATCCCCCTTACTATGACAATGTACCATACTCCTATCTTTCGGATTTCTTTTATGTTTGGCTTAAGCGTACAGTTGGGGAGCTGTATCCTGATTTGTTTGCGACACCGCTTACGCCAAAATCGGAGGAAATCGTTGCATATACACATGAACAAGGGGGTTTTGAAGAAGGCAAGAGGTTTTTCGAACGCATGATTTCTAAAGCCTTTAAAGAGATGGCACGCGTGCTAAAGCCCGATGGCATTGCCGTGATCGTGTTTGCTCACAAGAGCACGGATGCGTGGGAGACCATAATTAACGCCCTTTTGGAATCGGGACTTTACCTTACTGCTTCCTGGCCGATAAACACAGAGATGCAGGGGCGGCTTAGGGCTCAAGAGTCTGCGGCATTGGCGTCGTCCATATACATGGTTTGCCGCAAGCGTACCACCCAAGAGACAGCCTATTTCAACGAGATAAAGTCCTTGGTTGAGGAAAGGATTCGCCAGAAGCTTGACCAGTTCTGGAGCGAAGGCATAGGTGGCAGTGACTTCTTTATTTCTGCCATCGGTCCGGCGCTTGAGGTTTTTGGCAAATACCAGCGGGTAGAAACATACGCTGGTCAAGAAATAAAGGCAGCAGAACTTCTGGAGTTTATCCGTACAACGGTAAGCGAGTATGCTTTGGCGCGAATCCTAAAAGATAGCCATTTAGGAGGAATTGATGCTGAAACAAGATTTTACCTTCTCTGGCGCTGGACTTACAATGGAGCAAGAGTTATATTTGATGAGGCGAGAAAGCTTGCAAATGCGGTGGGTATTGAGCTTTCTCAATACTGGGACGAGGGCTTTATAAAGAAGGACGGAGAATATATCTTGGTGCTGGGACCTAAGGACAGAGGGACAAGATTTATTGAGAGAGCTAGATTTGAGAATATGGTGGATATTCTCCATGCCTGTCTTATATTATGGGAGAAAAATGATCGCAAGAAAATCACTGAAATCCTTACCGTGACAGGGCAGCTTCACAATAACTCTTTTTGGCAGGTAGCACAGGCGCTTTCGGAAGTATTGCCATCTGGGGATAAGGAAAAGCAGATGCTTCAAGGTTTCCTGTATGGACGGGAAAGCTATCAAAAGTCAGCAGGGAATAACAATGGTGGCGGTGAAAAAGGCGGTGAAAAAGGAGTACAAATGGATATGTGGCAAAATTAA
- a CDS encoding helicase-related protein gives MINNWLNLGWMVVGVEQLVNFKSGDVISSPLFPERVKVIAVSYIGNTMVKIEAVGIDTRRYYDPVLTADELKTIKKAVEYDLEFTGNAEHAFLYLEGMRIRNAFQFDPLYGVSVSQIDPLPHQIEAVYHYILKSPNIRFLLADDPGAGKTIMAGLLLKELKYRGLVNRVLIIVPGHLKYQWLREMKERFQENFLIVDRGVMSASWGQNIWLEQHQVITSLDFAKQDDVMDSLKESFWDLVIVDEAHKMSAYKYGEKITKTARYQFGELISQITKSLLFLTATPHRGDTENFRLFLDLLQPGLFADAKMLETSIKDRDNPLFLRRLKEDLKDFNNAPLFPPRHVETVKYQLSEQEKRLYNAVTEYVRQNFNKALQKEKRNVAFALTILQRRLASSVRAVRKSLERRLNRLQELYQKGLVLQELDYSEEYMEDLEEELRWEREDELLEKLTSAETLEELKVEIDKLAQLVDMAKEVEKQEIETKLNRLREVIEDSKIKESGAKLLVFTESRDTLEYLADKIKRWGFTVSMIHGGMNMDDRIRAEHEFKNRAQIMVATEAAGEGINLQFCSLMVNYDIPWNPNRLEQRMGRIHRYGQRQEVYIYNLVAEDTLEGKILQALFDKLNRMKQHLGSDRVFDVIGDVLPGINLKDLIIQAITKQRTMEDILAEMERIPDVEAINRVKEVTMEALATRHIDLSRIIGEQRAAKENRLVPEYIERFFLRAANELQIRMERRQDGFWRIPSVPFEIRDKSSKIKYKYGEVYREYLKVAFDKEEAFKGQAEFVTIGHPLMEAVLEVIFDKYHQDVLKGAVFIDPDGKKDGLLWFLMGEIKDGRGDIAGRKLFCIYQNEQGNLINVNPSLIWDLKPAVKDDNMEIPSISSDLKEKVVCFALERLLYPYRDELLQYRQKDAEIKRKYGLTSLDSLILESEAKLSDYEIRKLKGENIPHVTIVQEERKREDLEKKKKRLLDEIRAQTNLTVSEPSVFAVIRVVPAKQPSEEMVSDREIERIGMEVAMEYERRQGREPEDVSNQFLGYDIRSVAKDGTYRYIEVKARARSGAIALTPNEWVMANRLKEEYWLYVVEQAATNPQLYIIRNPAACFKPQEEIEIVRYIIKDWQNAAKKV, from the coding sequence ATGATAAACAATTGGTTAAATTTGGGGTGGATGGTTGTGGGGGTAGAGCAACTAGTGAATTTTAAAAGTGGAGACGTGATTTCCTCTCCACTTTTTCCCGAGCGAGTAAAGGTAATAGCTGTTAGTTATATTGGTAATACAATGGTGAAAATAGAAGCTGTAGGAATTGATACGCGAAGGTATTATGATCCAGTTTTGACGGCTGACGAGTTGAAGACAATTAAAAAAGCTGTTGAATATGACCTAGAGTTTACAGGTAATGCTGAACATGCCTTTCTTTATTTAGAAGGGATGCGTATACGCAACGCATTTCAATTTGATCCACTGTACGGTGTAAGCGTTTCTCAGATAGATCCACTACCCCATCAGATTGAAGCGGTATATCACTACATATTGAAAAGTCCAAATATTCGTTTCCTCCTTGCCGATGATCCTGGAGCCGGTAAGACAATCATGGCAGGCTTGTTGTTGAAAGAATTGAAATACAGGGGGCTTGTCAACAGAGTATTAATAATAGTTCCAGGGCACCTTAAGTATCAATGGCTTAGGGAGATGAAAGAGCGGTTTCAAGAGAATTTTTTAATCGTTGATCGTGGTGTGATGAGTGCCAGCTGGGGACAAAATATTTGGTTGGAACAGCATCAGGTTATAACCTCTTTAGATTTTGCAAAGCAGGATGACGTAATGGATTCTCTCAAAGAATCTTTTTGGGATTTGGTTATAGTTGATGAGGCACACAAAATGTCAGCTTATAAATATGGTGAAAAAATCACCAAAACGGCACGTTATCAGTTTGGTGAGCTAATTTCGCAGATTACTAAATCTCTTTTATTCCTTACGGCCACGCCACACAGAGGAGATACAGAAAATTTCAGATTATTCCTAGATTTACTTCAACCGGGGCTTTTTGCTGACGCCAAGATGCTGGAAACTTCTATTAAAGACAGGGATAACCCGCTCTTTTTAAGGCGATTAAAGGAGGACCTTAAGGATTTCAATAATGCTCCTCTTTTTCCACCGCGGCATGTAGAGACGGTAAAGTATCAGTTGAGCGAACAGGAAAAAAGGCTTTACAATGCGGTTACTGAATATGTAAGGCAGAACTTCAATAAGGCTTTGCAGAAGGAAAAGCGCAATGTTGCTTTTGCTTTGACCATTTTGCAGCGCAGATTAGCGTCAAGTGTTCGTGCGGTGCGGAAATCTCTAGAACGACGTTTAAATAGATTACAGGAATTGTATCAAAAAGGACTGGTTTTGCAGGAGCTTGACTATTCGGAAGAGTATATGGAGGATTTGGAAGAGGAACTGCGATGGGAGAGAGAAGATGAGCTTCTAGAAAAGCTTACTTCTGCTGAAACGCTTGAGGAGTTAAAGGTTGAAATAGATAAGCTCGCTCAGCTTGTTGATATGGCAAAGGAGGTTGAAAAGCAGGAGATTGAAACCAAGCTGAATCGGCTTCGTGAAGTGATTGAAGATTCTAAAATAAAGGAATCAGGGGCAAAGCTCTTGGTTTTTACAGAGTCTAGGGATACTCTAGAGTATCTGGCTGATAAAATAAAAAGATGGGGCTTTACAGTTTCGATGATTCATGGCGGAATGAACATGGATGACCGCATCAGAGCGGAACATGAGTTTAAAAATAGGGCCCAGATAATGGTTGCTACCGAGGCAGCAGGTGAAGGCATCAACCTCCAATTCTGTTCGCTGATGGTAAACTACGATATACCATGGAATCCTAATAGGCTAGAACAGAGGATGGGAAGAATTCACCGCTATGGTCAGCGTCAAGAGGTTTATATCTACAATCTGGTAGCTGAGGACACATTGGAAGGCAAGATCCTACAGGCGTTGTTTGATAAATTAAATCGTATGAAACAACATTTGGGGTCAGACAGGGTTTTTGATGTGATAGGGGATGTGTTGCCCGGCATTAACTTAAAAGACCTTATAATACAGGCTATTACAAAGCAAAGGACTATGGAAGATATCCTGGCTGAAATGGAACGCATACCTGATGTAGAGGCTATAAACAGGGTTAAAGAAGTAACTATGGAGGCTTTGGCCACTCGACACATTGATTTGTCCAGGATTATAGGCGAACAAAGAGCAGCCAAGGAAAACCGTTTAGTACCTGAATATATCGAGAGGTTTTTCTTACGGGCTGCTAATGAATTGCAGATTCGAATGGAAAGAAGACAGGATGGATTTTGGCGGATACCGTCTGTACCATTTGAAATCCGTGATAAGTCCAGCAAGATTAAGTATAAATATGGTGAGGTGTACAGGGAATATTTAAAGGTGGCATTCGATAAGGAGGAAGCTTTTAAGGGGCAAGCCGAGTTTGTAACCATTGGCCATCCGCTCATGGAAGCTGTCTTGGAGGTCATATTTGATAAATATCATCAGGATGTATTGAAAGGAGCGGTATTTATTGACCCGGATGGCAAAAAAGATGGACTGCTGTGGTTTCTGATGGGAGAGATAAAGGATGGAAGGGGCGATATTGCAGGACGAAAGCTGTTCTGTATTTACCAGAATGAGCAAGGCAATTTAATCAACGTCAACCCTTCGCTTATTTGGGACCTAAAACCGGCTGTAAAGGATGACAATATGGAAATTCCTTCAATCTCATCTGATTTGAAAGAAAAAGTCGTCTGCTTCGCTCTTGAGAGATTGTTATATCCCTATAGGGATGAACTACTACAATACAGGCAAAAGGATGCTGAGATAAAGAGAAAGTATGGGCTGACGTCACTTGACTCTCTGATTCTTGAGTCAGAAGCCAAATTGTCTGATTATGAAATAAGAAAGCTAAAGGGCGAGAACATACCGCATGTCACCATAGTTCAGGAGGAACGCAAGCGAGAGGATTTGGAGAAAAAGAAAAAGCGACTTTTGGATGAGATAAGAGCACAAACCAATCTGACAGTTTCGGAACCCAGTGTGTTTGCAGTCATTCGCGTTGTGCCAGCAAAGCAGCCTTCTGAGGAAATGGTCAGCGATAGGGAGATAGAGAGAATAGGAATGGAAGTAGCAATGGAATATGAACGCCGACAGGGCAGAGAACCAGAAGATGTTTCCAATCAATTTCTAGGTTACGATATCCGCTCGGTTGCCAAAGACGGCACCTATAGATATATAGAAGTCAAGGCCAGAGCCAGGAGTGGAGCCATTGCTCTTACTCCCAATGAATGGGTAATGGCCAATCGTTTAAAAGAGGAATACTGGTTATATGTGGTAGAGCAGGCGGCTACCAATCCCCAGCTTTATATTATTCGAAATCCTGCTGCTTGTTTTAAGCCACAGGAAGAGATAGAGATAGTGAGATATATTATTAAAGACTGGCAAAATGCCGCCAAAAAGGTTTAA